Genomic window (Cucumis sativus cultivar 9930 chromosome 2, Cucumber_9930_V3, whole genome shotgun sequence):
tGCCTCCCCACCAAAccaactaaaaataaaactaattttgtaatAGAAAGATTAGATATAGATTGAAGGTGAAAAGCATTGTAATTCCTAAGTATCATAAGACCAAAAGAAATGGCCCTACCTCCCCACAAGCCTTcggaaaaaatcaaaacccacACGCCCACGGTTTCCATTTCTATACTCTTTTTCCTCGAACTCTACATCATTCAACCATATCCCCAATCCCCCAATTTCCTTCAAAATTCCACTCATCCCTCGCCGCCCAACAACCCCCAAATGCCCTTTCAACCTTCTGCCGCCGTGAGCGGCCACCCACTTCCCCACCCTCCGCCACCGCCTAAGCCAGAGACTCAACTCCTTTCTCTGCTTCTCAAAATCGCCATCATGATTCTCTTAACCActctcttcttcgtcttcctcgGCCTCGCCACTGCCCTTCTCCTTATCCACCTCTGCGTCGCTAGTGCCCTCCATCGCCGTCGCCGATTCCACAGTCGCCATTCCCAATACTCCGATTCCTCATCTGGGTTCTCCCATCGTGACCTCAAAAAGCTTCTCCAGTTCCGATTCTCCAATTGGGTCAATCCCCATTCTCAAATTGACTGCTCTATTTGTCTTGATGGCTTTAGAAAAGGTCAGTGGTGTAGGAGACTTGGTGGGTGTGGGCATGTTTATCATCGCAAGTGTATTGATTCGTGGTTAGTTAGGGTTTCTGCTTGTCCTCTATGCCGACGATGTGTTCGATTGGATATGGAAGAACATGAAATTGATTGTGTAAGTTCTCGGAACTTTGAGCTTTTTTATGCTCTGTAACTGCCTTTAACTTTAGtttagtttcttctttcttttttgattaCGTTCTCTTTTAGATGTATATAAAGTCGAATCAATGTTATTCGATGAAGGTTACTTTTGGtaatgttttgattttgtgtcTCTGTTTTTCTCTGTTCCTATGATTATCATGttcttggtttttgtttttttcttcattactTCCCCTAATCTCTTGTTTTGAGGTTATAATGATTGGATTATGTTCTTTACTTGTGAGGTGAGATTTTTGCTTGGGGTTTCTTTGATTGGGAAATGGAGATTTTAGGGAATTTCATTATCTTAGGTTTAATGGTAGGATAGAAGGAGAAGAGGGGTCTTAAAGTTCATAGGTACAGAGAGAAATGAATATATCTCAATTGGTTATGTTATGTATTCGAGGTTACAAGTTCAAATCCTGGAGGACTCTTTGTTAAAGTCAAAGAAGTTTTTCTGTAGTTCGTAGTGGAAACAACATTGCAGTGTTCATTGAATTCAATTGGGATATGGATTCATTAAATAGAGCTAAAATGTGGTTTAACTCAGCTTTTGAGAACTATGAAGAGTGGCTTCATTGATGTTGATAATCACTTGCAAACATTGTTTTCCAAAAGCATCAATGAATAAGCTCGAGTGTGGAGGGTATTATATTGAATTAGTTAAAcggaggaaggagaagaagggGTAGAAGTAAAAGGTTATACGATGTTTGGATCCTAAAATCTAAGTCTTCCTATAAAGATCTCCATGTTCAAAGGACTTGTATACCTATCTATACATAATGTCTTGATCATTCGAgtaaaatatcaaagaaaTAGGGTTGATTTGGTTTGTGGAAAACCTtgcttcaaatttgaaaattattccaAAAGATAGATGGCGTGCAAAAGTGGTTTGTTATTATGAGTATTTTTGACCTAATATTATGAGTCAAATTTGATTATTGACTTGGCCAAATTATGATTCCCATTTAAATAGAGTTTGTTTAACACATCCTATATAATTTGGAGTAAATTTATCCAAAATAGTTTTGgtcaaatattgtttttttagtgaaTGAATTCTAGGATATgaccaaaaaaacaatagtataaaaaaatatttatgcatCTCAATCACATGCTATAATACTCTATATCCAAACAATGACTCAAATAACTTATAGTAATATCATTCATTCCAAGCATGGACTACAATAACACATAGTTTATTATAACctacaaacaataataatctaCTTTGTGTCCTAAATGTCTATAGGtgtttcattaaaataaataaataaaattatttatatatgaatggtaaataatttcttttttaaaaaatgttgaatttaatagttttgttacACACTAAATGAGTCCAGacgtaaaattgaaaatttttaaagtttattagaCAGTTTTAGaatctctttattttaatcattaaaattttaaaagtcttAAAAGATAGCATatgagttattttattttatttttttcaattatttgtgaGAGTTTTACACGTTACATTacttctaattaaattaaaagtattcTTCTGGTTAATATCGCTATTATCTTTCATTTCATCTAATCTAATCTTCTATGAgtcttttgaatattttgaccaatattaaaaatagttaagaTAGTCTGTCATCCCCATCTGATGAGAAATTTCTCCACTTtttgttatgaattataagttattgaaaaacaatttacCCAATTAAGAAGATGAAATACAACTATTGTTGAggataaaatggaaaatgaaaaaatttataaaacacaaaactagTTTTTATTTCTGCTTGAGACTTAGCTTGACGATAATGGAAATGGGCAATGGACAGGGAAAACATAATCCTCAGGGCCATAATGAAGATGAGGATAGAGAATGCATtcccttatatatatatatatatataaagaaaatatttcttgCGGGAGAATCCAACCTTCACTCATATTTTAaggatttttgtttctttcatatcaaactatttcaaaatttatagtaaaaatctttttattttaaaattttgaaaaccgTAGCTTTCTATGAGATATTGTTATTTAGTGAAGAACATAGTCGTATCGGAAAAatatgcctttttttttctttttttctttttttcttttaaggtgattatttgaattgttggtagtttttaattaattatttctgattttcttatttaactataatataaaaaaaaaataccaaaattgtAGAAAAACATTCGTAGACAACTTTATTCTTcagtattttaattaattataattatacccttattttaatttgaaataaaggaaaagtttgaaattaaatacattaaatttatgaattaataCCTTATTACTATCGtaaattgatttgtttctttttctaaagtactcttttaaaatttaattaacaatcatttacaaaaaaaaaaaattattttaaaaacctaatggaaaaacattaatatattataagaatatatataataaattcagataaattttaaaaagaacatgaattttgtacaaattaataaaaataaatttctattttgatttttataaattaaattacacgTGCACATAAATGTATGTGGTAAGAACACTAGGTttaagaaaacacaaaaaacgtaaaaaggtgtTACCCAATTCTCATCTCATTTActtatatacatttattacgACAAGTGTTTGGTAATTTAAAGTGTTGCATGCATTCATATGTTATTAATTCGTCTTGACCTAAGAGATGAATATTTATGATGCATTGAGTATCATactagaaactaaatttacgTAAACtcattaagtttaaatttattgtttttatttttgcttttcaaatgaaactattttgatgttttgttcttttctaaacaatttgatttgtgattaatacatgtatatatgtttttttaaataaaaataaaaataaagatataatTGTATAACTATGTGTATAGATTAAATGGGAAGTAAAtcaaatagtttgattttattttttaaactagtATATAGAACTAAGAAAAGTTCATCACAActtattttgaactttatattGGTAAgtaaacattattataaaaaaatatcattttttataaaacaaaaaacatattttttaaagaaattgttatagatagaaaaagaaaaaaaatacaaaatacagAAAAAAGAGCTTAAATGagttaatgatttttttaatatatttggtaaatagtttcaatattatgtcatttctatttttataaaaaaataaaattaaaaataataacaaaaaaatgtatatgttttttgtttcttaaaatctaaaaacctaaaataaatttccaaaaataaaaataaagaatcaaatatcaaatatcaaatggTCATGGAGGTCtttaactttataatatataattttgattccTAATATGTAAACAATGATATGTGTAATTTACATTTACTAGCTTCCTTCTCAAACATTCAAATGTTCATATTCTTTACTTAttacactaaaaaaattaataataaaataaacttttttcatgaaataaaatttgactttgaattgtccattttaacaattttactctgttttattaaattaaaaaacaaatttttatagTTGGCTAGAACCAAGTTTTTAGTTGCGattataattaagttatgGTCAACATTAGCTTTGGGTTCAAACCACCAACTACTATCATATcgattttcaaattaaatataaaataatgttcAAGTTCTGGCGATACATTTTTCTCATAACGTTAGAAAAATCATTGTGTATATAGAactctttgttttgttttgcttaTCAAGCACAAGTCAATCTTAAAGAATGACTTTtgccaaaattttatatttagatttagaataaaaaaatatgtgtacgaaagaaaatggattattttaaaaaaatgtagtgtTTGACCACGgctcaaaaacattttttttttaagagtttGAGTTTATGGAATAAGTTGGTTTagaataaacatttaaaattagcatttaaaaaaaaatgatttttcagAGTGTTtagtagtttttgttttcttcgtttgtataatttataaaattaacaaaatacaaaaaagaaaaaagaaatcactaACCTTGCCCTTACTCGGTGGTTGATTTGGCCAAATTTGACGATCAACTCTTTCGATTGCTATCATCCATCTCCGACCACAACCTCGAGCACTACCACTAGCCACCACCTTAAACGATGAACTTGCAAAAACAAAGATCAAAATGTATATTAAGtgcaactttttaaaactttttttcctaaatCAATCCAAAGGCTCCCATGTttattaaacaacaaaataactcaaaaataGCTTAAAGGAACAAAACCTCACAAAAGCacactaaaaaatatcacTCCAACtaccaaaacaataaatctctaataaaaagaattcctaaaagagagaaataaacaatttgaaatCACCAATCATTCACAAAAATTCCCACTTTAAGTTCAATTTATTAGTCCTTACAATCCTCTCTTTCAacattcttcatcttcatcttcatcttcttcacattCAATGCTTCCAAAACCCTTCTCATTGCTTTTCCTTTCTCCCTCCtattcttaatcaaaatctCACAAACATCAGCAACACTCATCTCTGCTCTCTCAATACTCTCTTCCAATTCCTTCAAAACACCTCCATCccaaccttcttcttcttcattccaaTCCAAATAATTCCTGAATAGAATCTTCAACAACGGAAATGAACAAAAACTCATCAAAATATGCATATCCATTCTCCCACTCCTCACCAATGCCGGATCCAGCTTCTCGACATGGTTCGTTGTGAACACAAAGATCTTCTCACTTCCACAACACGACCACAATCCATCCATGAAATTTAACAAACCAGAAAGCGTAATCGAATCACCATTCTTCGAGTTCTTCCGATTCGATAGATCGATAGAACAATCTATGTCTTCGATTACCACGATTGATTTTGATGTCGTCTTCATTAGAAGCGTTTTGAGCTCGGAATTGCTCTCTACTTCCGTTAATTCAAGATCATATATGTCAAACTCGAGAAAATTAGCCATCGCTGCAATTAAGCTCGATTTCCCCGTTCCCAGTGGTCCATACAAAAGGTAACCTCTCTTCCAAGCTCGTCCCGTTTTCTTGTAAAATGATTTTCCATTTCTTGTGAAATCTCGAAGATCTTCCAtgatttcttgtttctttattGGATCTATAGCGAGTGTTTCAAACGTGCTTGGATGTTTGAATGGAACAGCCTCCCATGGAGTATTAGTAAAACCTCTCGAATCGAACGATCCACTGGCTCTACGAGGATTTGTAAAGAGGTAGCGATCTTGATTTCTACGTCGGATATCGTTAGCGATTTGGGTAATATGATCGAAGTAGGAGTTGAGAATTAGGgatttgtgttgttttttgaatttgagtgTGAATTGTCTTTTGTGTTCTGGAAATATTGTTCGCCATGTGTTGTGTAAGTGCCTAGGTGTGACAATGTGGAGCCATTGGAGGGAGACGCCATTGAATTGGTCGGAGATGGAGGCGTTGTTTTGGAGGGAGAAGGTGAGGGCGGAGGAGTTGAGTTGTCGAGTAAGGCTGAGGCGGGTGGTGGCGGCGGGGGTGGTGGTGGAGAGGGAGGAGGTTAGGTAGAGTTGAACGGCGGAGTAGAGTTCGTTGGTGTTGAAGCCATCGATGTCGGTAATGTCGAAGTAGAGGTaggaagagaaggaagagaaaatggtGGTGGTGAAGGAAAGGATTGGAGGGAAGAGAGTTTGAAGAAATGCTATGAAAGCTAACAGAGACGCCATTGTTGACCAATAATACtccattttttgttattgtttttgtgttATGGAAAGTGAAGACCGTTTGCTAATAGAGAGAGTTTAAAAAACCTCAATATAAAGAAGTGACACTTgaagttcaattttaaaaaaagtttataggGTTTGGAAGGTTAAGTTTTGGTTTGTTTGTCCAAGTTTATTAAACACAAAGGTTAAGTTTAGATAATAAAATCGATATTTTTCTCGATAAAACTAAATCTTCTCATTTGTTACTTCTCTTTATacgttaaaattatttttaaatataacaaaacaaaataccaTTGTACTCATCGGTATCATTGTTTATATACGAATACCGATAGACGAtagtaatttaataaatatttatcattatctATCACATCGACtaacattttgatatatttaaaaatatattattattaataagaaGACATAAATAATGCAGGATATTGCAATAAGATATCCCCTAGTGATGATCCAAACAAAGGACTATTTAATTCCTATTCATTTTGGCTTCTTTGTTACTATGGATGTTGGGAATAATGGGAGGCCTGCAGGATATCATTGTCAAAGTTTGTGGTTCATAAGTCTCATTCACACTCTACTATTCaactttcattattatttcaatacttctatttttggttaaattacaaattttatttccaaaCTAATCTAACTTTTCTATCATACAATCATCTAACCTTTTCATATTTTGCATAgtatattcttttaacttttttttcttcctttataaTTAGGGCGTGAGTAACGTTGttataaatgttatatttttatttgaagtttatttatacatatatatgcatgTTGGTAGACTTATAATTTATGATACTTTTGAgatgctttttcttttcattagcttgaaaatattataaaaaaattatttttatgagCGAAAGTGAGTTTAGATCAAGGCATGacaataatgttaaaaaatattaatacaaCGATTGTATGGATGAGAGGTTGAACCTTCCAACTTTTAAGCTGGATAAGGTCATGTCAATCACTGTTGAACTACGTTTGCTCTTGACTCGTAGATGTTACTTATAGATTTTACAATTCTGtctataattattatgtttaaaaGGTGCTAGCGAtcgtaaaataaaaatggataaGATTGAGGGGTTTTGATTTCACTATTTTGTCAAACATGTAATGGATAGAAGATAAGATTTATAGGGAATCTGGTAATGTGTGTGATAAAAGCAAAGACAATATATAATGTCCTACAAAACATTCTAAATCCCAACATGATCTATGGAACTCAAAACTTTTACCATGTGAATCCCACGTGTGCAAGCTTGTGATTCATTggattttctttcaaataatttgacCAATTATATTCACTTTTCAATTCTCAAAAgcataaattacaaatatgaagTAAACGTAATAATCCATTTATATAAtcccaaatatatttttaataaaatttgtcaaccttttaatcattttgttatctatACTCAAAAGTGACCAACCTTTAAAGATTGTGGACGAAAATGTTAGTCTCAAATTTAGAGAAATGTTAATGgaaatattgataaattatgatgttgatcaatatttttgaaaaaaaaaatttataagcaaaatattaataaaaattgaagtaaaatataatttatcttataaaaaataaataaaaagagaaaaaataagttcaaattgacccaaaattcacaaattttgaaaacctcATTTACTTGCCACACTTAGAAACGTTTGTGATAAGAAATGACTTATAATAGTCTGAAGATTATAATAAgatgataattataataatttgaggattataatagtttgcGTTTCAGATGCAAACTATTATAGTCTCTGTTTATTATAGTCTATGTGTGGCCCTCAGGTTTGAGGGGAGTGGAGTTGGGTGAAATTGACTTTAAGattctttccaaaattaaaaaacttatttgaaagaaatttctCGATCTGATCTCTTGGGGACATCTCGAAGCAACCTTATCCCAGGATCATACTACATAATGCTTATGTTTTTTAGCTCGAGGTTATCTCGAAGCAACTTTGGCCTGAGATCATAATTAACAtaattgcttttgtttttcaacttGGTGAATCTCGGGATCACGATTGCCTAAGAACAACTaaccaatttcaaattttcaactcGAGGACTAACGTGGCAAATTTGGCTTGAGAAGAGTTAacctcaatttcaaaattttaataaaaataatacacTATCTTGGTGACGCACCCGACCAAGAGAGATCGAGAAATttacttactttttttttttaatttaggaaGAATCTCAATATTGATCTCCATCAAGATTGACCCcgagaaaatcaaatttttagtGGTCATGAGATGCACCTAACCGAGAGAATGAAACAATGTGTGGTAGAGACTGGAaacagtaaaataaaataagaggaGTAAAATAACCATATTTCCCCTTTTACTTAATCCATGCTCGAAACGTAGAGTGTGCTAAACAAACCCTTAAATTctaaatcatttataaattaaaatttatggtCCTCAATTCATCCTATCTATTTAGTCTTAATAAAAAGTACAATTACTCACCAATTTTATTTAGGAATGatttaatatatgtaaaaaaaataataagaatgaCTATAAAAAACTATGTGGGAGACATTTGATGGGTTActgacaaaatattaaaggacaccaaaaaaagaatagcaaattatgagttttactttgaaaaaatagcaagaataattttaaatggttaGAATACCAAGacataaaagtttgaaaaataaataaatgaaacaattcTTCAAATGCTCCTATCTAATATGAAAAGTACAATTATTCACCTAAACTCCAACTACActgtaattaaaataacatatgcTACATAAAAATTTTCcccaaaaaacataaaaattacaaaagttgtCTTAATAGAAAACTCTACCTCATGcctgtaaaatttaaaatctatttcaaGGTCCAAAAGATGCGGTTCATTTGAAATAGGTAATTGCAAAATTGAGACACACAGATAGAATAACCATAGTTGAAAAGATGAGTattgttgatattataataaagatgaaattaTGAAGTTATACCATAGAATTCAAAACTTATATACATCTTAGCAAGATACGGATCGATGAATTTGTCCACTCTCAAATCAATGAGTTCTTCATACATTCGAGATTAATTTGAgttcttctcttttgtttgcAAGAAAAAATCTTTCTCTCATTGTGTTTGTCTCTTGTCATATCCCTCTCTCaatctcctttttttcttttctctaataaaacataaaagaagaagattcaaataattgcaaaaatgacatTGAGGCATAactaaatccaaaaatttaaatttaaattgttattaaaaatatattatgtattatttaataaattgtttaaaatataacaaatttaaaaatcttgtatatatatatttgccattatttaaattgttgttGCAATATtgtttagaaacaaaatagcaaatttagttaagattttccaattttgaatgttgttttcttaataaaag
Coding sequences:
- the LOC101216436 gene encoding RING-H2 finger protein ATL56; this encodes MPFQPSAAVSGHPLPHPPPPPKPETQLLSLLLKIAIMILLTTLFFVFLGLATALLLIHLCVASALHRRRRFHSRHSQYSDSSSGFSHRDLKKLLQFRFSNWVNPHSQIDCSICLDGFRKGQWCRRLGGCGHVYHRKCIDSWLVRVSACPLCRRCVRLDMEEHEIDCVSSRNFELFYAL
- the LOC101216191 gene encoding AAA-ATPase At5g57480; translated protein: MEYYWSTMASLLAFIAFLQTLFPPILSFTTTIFSSFSSYLYFDITDIDGFNTNELYSAVQLYLTSSLSTTTPAATTRLSLTRQLNSSALTFSLQNNASISDQFNGVSLQWLHIVTPRHLHNTWRTIFPEHKRQFTLKFKKQHKSLILNSYFDHITQIANDIRRRNQDRYLFTNPRRASGSFDSRGFTNTPWEAVPFKHPSTFETLAIDPIKKQEIMEDLRDFTRNGKSFYKKTGRAWKRGYLLYGPLGTGKSSLIAAMANFLEFDIYDLELTEVESNSELKTLLMKTTSKSIVVIEDIDCSIDLSNRKNSKNGDSITLSGLLNFMDGLWSCCGSEKIFVFTTNHVEKLDPALVRSGRMDMHILMSFCSFPLLKILFRNYLDWNEEEEGWDGGVLKELEESIERAEMSVADVCEILIKNRREKGKAMRRVLEALNVKKMKMKMKNVEREDCKD